From a single Pseudoalteromonas nigrifaciens genomic region:
- a CDS encoding LutC/YkgG family protein: MSNARRSILNKLKQQIQEVDYDKLPQEYAVNYAKLTPQQYLEQFTTQLKSNHAQVISIARSELATHIYIELKKRNINHLLYGEQCQYTNEIEQLNSAITLEKYNFDFSEHKERLFDQVAAGITGSRCAIAQTGTIVLWPTVAEPRTLSLVPPVHFVIVDSQTLYPTFSELLEKEQWHNKLPTNVVFISGPSKTADIQQTLAYGAHGPKELIVLII, translated from the coding sequence ATGAGTAATGCACGCAGAAGTATTTTAAACAAGCTGAAACAGCAGATACAAGAAGTAGATTATGACAAACTTCCTCAAGAATACGCTGTTAACTATGCTAAGTTAACCCCGCAGCAATACCTTGAGCAGTTTACTACACAATTAAAAAGTAACCATGCGCAAGTGATAAGCATAGCTCGCAGCGAATTAGCGACACATATTTATATTGAATTAAAAAAACGTAATATTAATCACTTACTATACGGCGAGCAGTGCCAATATACTAACGAGATTGAACAGCTAAACAGCGCGATCACTCTCGAAAAGTATAACTTTGACTTTAGTGAACATAAAGAGCGGTTGTTTGATCAGGTAGCGGCTGGTATTACAGGCTCACGCTGCGCAATTGCGCAAACGGGCACGATTGTGTTGTGGCCTACAGTTGCTGAGCCGCGCACTTTATCGTTAGTGCCCCCTGTACACTTTGTTATTGTGGATAGCCAAACACTCTACCCCACTTTTAGTGAGTTACTTGAAAAGGAGCAGTGGCATAATAAGCTGCCTACTAATGTGGTGTTTATTTCGGGTCCATCAAAAACTGCCGATATTCAACAGACGCTTGCCTATGGCGCACATGGACCCAAAGAGTTAATTGTATTAATCATCTAA
- a CDS encoding LutB/LldF family L-lactate oxidation iron-sulfur protein: MSEKHIDPRQATQDESKYAASARSFKENVKRDLANDELRSNFRGAMDYLVEKRKNAFSDLDELETLREQCKLIKQRSLVKLPILLELLEQQLTQNGIKVHWAETCSQANEIISAIIADKDGKTVVKGKSMVSEETALNDHLEANNIECLESDMGEYIVQLAKQHPSHIIMPAIHQNKQQVADLFTKNIAGFEHTTDVDALIQQGRKVLRDKFCHADVGITGVNFAVAETGTLCLVENEGNGRMCTTVPKLHIAITGIEKVVEKLVDIPPLLSLLTRSATGQAISTYFNMISHPRQLGEKDGPEEVHLVLLDNGRSQMYSDEELRQTLQCIRCGACMNHCPVYTRIGGHAYGTVYPGPIGKIVSPHMLGLEATTHHPNASSLCGACGDVCPVKIPIPKLLLRLRQESVKPASQQPHIMKGQGSGRKNKEVLIWSIWSIIHRSPWLYQSSMWLVTRLRFLLPAKLGPWTEARTAPKLASKTLHQRVKEREKAKQLKQRKES, from the coding sequence ATGAGTGAAAAACATATCGATCCACGTCAAGCGACACAAGACGAAAGTAAATATGCCGCTTCAGCGCGTTCTTTCAAAGAAAATGTTAAACGCGACCTAGCTAACGATGAACTGCGCAGTAATTTTCGCGGCGCCATGGATTATCTGGTCGAGAAACGCAAAAATGCTTTTAGCGACCTTGATGAGCTAGAAACACTTAGAGAGCAATGTAAACTAATAAAACAACGTAGTTTAGTAAAGTTACCGATTTTGTTAGAGCTGTTAGAGCAACAACTGACACAAAACGGTATTAAGGTTCATTGGGCCGAAACCTGCTCGCAAGCCAACGAAATTATTAGCGCAATTATTGCTGATAAAGATGGCAAAACGGTGGTTAAAGGCAAGTCGATGGTGTCTGAAGAAACCGCGCTTAACGATCATCTCGAAGCTAATAATATTGAGTGCTTAGAATCTGATATGGGTGAGTACATAGTACAACTCGCTAAACAGCACCCGTCACATATTATTATGCCGGCGATTCACCAAAATAAGCAGCAAGTCGCCGATTTGTTTACAAAAAACATCGCCGGTTTTGAGCACACCACCGACGTAGATGCACTCATTCAGCAAGGGAGAAAAGTACTTCGCGATAAATTTTGCCATGCCGATGTGGGTATCACTGGGGTTAATTTTGCCGTTGCCGAGACGGGCACATTATGTTTAGTAGAGAACGAAGGCAATGGCCGTATGTGTACCACAGTGCCCAAGTTACATATTGCCATCACCGGCATAGAAAAAGTGGTTGAAAAGCTTGTTGATATTCCCCCGCTTCTGAGCTTATTAACACGCAGTGCAACCGGCCAAGCGATCTCAACCTATTTTAATATGATTAGTCACCCACGCCAGCTCGGTGAAAAAGATGGCCCAGAAGAGGTACATTTGGTGTTACTCGATAATGGCCGTAGTCAAATGTATAGCGATGAAGAGCTACGTCAAACATTACAGTGTATTCGCTGTGGTGCCTGTATGAACCACTGCCCCGTGTATACTCGTATTGGTGGTCATGCTTATGGCACAGTATACCCTGGGCCTATCGGGAAAATTGTCTCGCCCCACATGCTTGGGCTAGAAGCAACTACTCATCACCCCAACGCCTCGTCGTTATGTGGCGCATGCGGTGATGTATGCCCGGTTAAAATTCCGATCCCTAAATTACTGTTACGACTACGCCAAGAAAGCGTCAAACCAGCATCGCAGCAACCACATATAATGAAAGGCCAAGGCAGTGGTCGTAAAAATAAAGAAGTGTTGATATGGAGTATCTGGTCCATCATTCATCGCTCTCCTTGGCTGTATCAATCGAGCATGTGGCTAGTAACACGGCTACGGTTTTTATTACCCGCGAAACTTGGCCCTTGGACCGAAGCTAGAACAGCGCCAAAACTAGCGTCAAAAACATTGCACCAACGGGTGAAAGAACGTGAAAAAGCAAAGCAGCTAAAGCAACGCAAGGAATCATAA
- a CDS encoding RidA family protein: MTIERLQTNARMSRIVKHNGIIYLCGQVCADAEKNIKEQTQTMLDKVATLLDEAGSSKENMLSATIYVKSMEYFAEMNEVWDAWVPEGYAPARACVEAKMARDGLLVEISVVAAVK, from the coding sequence ATGACAATTGAACGCCTTCAAACTAATGCGCGTATGAGCCGCATAGTAAAGCATAACGGTATTATTTATCTGTGTGGACAAGTTTGTGCAGACGCTGAAAAAAATATTAAAGAGCAAACTCAAACTATGCTCGATAAAGTAGCTACTTTACTAGATGAAGCCGGCAGCTCGAAAGAGAATATGCTAAGCGCGACTATATATGTAAAAAGCATGGAGTATTTTGCTGAGATGAACGAGGTGTGGGATGCCTGGGTACCTGAAGGCTATGCCCCTGCACGCGCCTGTGTTGAAGCTAAAATGGCTCGAGATGGCTTGCTTGTTGAAATTTCGGTTGTTGCTGCAGTTAAGTAA
- the sixA gene encoding phosphohistidine phosphatase SixA, which yields MKTILIMRHGEATPMQADDAARQLTQKGHIEAEKMGLWLAKNYSPDALLVSPYIRAQQTAKGVAKNNTFKFSETCKDIIPEGKPQIAADYIETLIAAHPACNTWLVVAHMPIVSYLVDQLCVGHMPIFNTGAVAVINYNEQTQRSEYKNINAPDTV from the coding sequence ATGAAAACAATCTTAATAATGCGCCACGGCGAAGCAACGCCAATGCAGGCCGATGATGCAGCGAGACAGTTAACCCAAAAGGGTCATATTGAAGCTGAAAAAATGGGGCTGTGGCTGGCAAAAAACTATTCACCCGATGCGCTGTTAGTTAGTCCTTACATTAGAGCTCAACAAACAGCAAAAGGGGTTGCTAAAAATAACACGTTTAAATTTAGCGAAACCTGCAAAGACATTATACCTGAAGGTAAACCGCAAATTGCAGCCGATTACATCGAAACGTTAATAGCGGCGCATCCTGCGTGTAATACTTGGCTAGTAGTGGCGCACATGCCCATAGTAAGTTATTTGGTTGATCAGTTATGTGTGGGCCATATGCCTATTTTTAATACCGGTGCAGTTGCCGTAATTAATTATAATGAGCAAACCCAGCGCAGCGAATATAAAAACATAAATGCGCCTGACACTGTTTAA